Proteins encoded together in one Astatotilapia calliptera chromosome 7, fAstCal1.2, whole genome shotgun sequence window:
- the egfl7 gene encoding epidermal growth factor-like protein 7 isoform X1, whose translation MYQILLLSSSLFILHVMATPQFFAHHGRRVCGRDLRHSVVTTTESFVQPVHKPYLTLCQGHRLCSTYKTTYLVAYRQVNRAASPLHFYPDCCPGWRRFYSHNCNQAVCGQPCLNGGTCLRPNQCACPLGWTGHQCQTDVDECSERQRCAQQCVNTAGSYRCACREGFALAGDGRSCQSLPPPSPPPATPTSSSQSSQATVGVSHHTDADGKFGLVENVTEEVQSLRNRVELLEKKLQLVLTPFSSFFPLSLDEGMSEKTTLLSHSFQQLDRIDSLSEQIGFLEERLGTCSCQEN comes from the exons ATGTACCAAATACTgctcctttcctcctccctcttcATCCTTCATGTGATGGCCACTCCCCAGTTCTTCGCTCACCACGG GAGAAGGGTGTGCGGCAGAGACCTCCGTCACAGTGTTGTCACTACGACAGAGTCGTTCGTCCAGCCAGTGCACAAGCCCTACCTCACCCTGTGTCAGGGGCATCGCCTCTGCAGCACATACAA GACTACGTACTTGGTGGCATACCGACAGGTGAACAGAGCAGCTTCTCCTTTGCATTTCTACCCAGATTGCTGCCCGGGCTGGAGGAGATTTTACTCTCACAACTGCAACCAAG CTGTGTGCGGACAACCCTGTTTGAATGGCGGTACCTGTTTAAGACCCAACCAGTGTGCTTGTCCATTAGGCTGGACGGGACACCAGTGCCAAACAG ATGTGGATGAGTGCAGTGAGCGGCAGCGGTGCGCCCAGCAGTGCGTGAACACAGCTGGCAGCTATCGATGTGCATGCAGAGAGGGCTTCGCCCTTGCTGGAGACGGCCGTTCCTGTCAAAGccttcctcctccatctcctcctcctgccactCCTACCTCCTCATCACAGAGCAGCCAGGCAACAGTGGGTGTGAGTCATCACACTGATGCAG ATGGAAAGTTTGGCTTGGTGGAGAATGTGACAGAGGAGGTACAGAGCCTGAGGAACCGAGTTGAGCTCCTGGAAAAG AAGCTGCAGTTGGTGCTGACGCCCTTCAGCAgcttcttcccactgtcattgGATGAGGGCATGTCGGAGAAAACCACCTTGCTATCCCACTCTTTCCAGCAGCTAGATCGCATCGACTCCCTCAGCGAGCAGATCGGCTTTCTGGAGGAGCGCCTTGGCACAT GTTCATGTCAGGAGAATTAG
- the egfl7 gene encoding epidermal growth factor-like protein 7 isoform X2: MYQILLLSSSLFILHVMATPQFFAHHGTTYLVAYRQVNRAASPLHFYPDCCPGWRRFYSHNCNQAVCGQPCLNGGTCLRPNQCACPLGWTGHQCQTDVDECSERQRCAQQCVNTAGSYRCACREGFALAGDGRSCQSLPPPSPPPATPTSSSQSSQATVGVSHHTDADGKFGLVENVTEEVQSLRNRVELLEKKLQLVLTPFSSFFPLSLDEGMSEKTTLLSHSFQQLDRIDSLSEQIGFLEERLGTCSCQEN, from the exons ATGTACCAAATACTgctcctttcctcctccctcttcATCCTTCATGTGATGGCCACTCCCCAGTTCTTCGCTCACCACGG GACTACGTACTTGGTGGCATACCGACAGGTGAACAGAGCAGCTTCTCCTTTGCATTTCTACCCAGATTGCTGCCCGGGCTGGAGGAGATTTTACTCTCACAACTGCAACCAAG CTGTGTGCGGACAACCCTGTTTGAATGGCGGTACCTGTTTAAGACCCAACCAGTGTGCTTGTCCATTAGGCTGGACGGGACACCAGTGCCAAACAG ATGTGGATGAGTGCAGTGAGCGGCAGCGGTGCGCCCAGCAGTGCGTGAACACAGCTGGCAGCTATCGATGTGCATGCAGAGAGGGCTTCGCCCTTGCTGGAGACGGCCGTTCCTGTCAAAGccttcctcctccatctcctcctcctgccactCCTACCTCCTCATCACAGAGCAGCCAGGCAACAGTGGGTGTGAGTCATCACACTGATGCAG ATGGAAAGTTTGGCTTGGTGGAGAATGTGACAGAGGAGGTACAGAGCCTGAGGAACCGAGTTGAGCTCCTGGAAAAG AAGCTGCAGTTGGTGCTGACGCCCTTCAGCAgcttcttcccactgtcattgGATGAGGGCATGTCGGAGAAAACCACCTTGCTATCCCACTCTTTCCAGCAGCTAGATCGCATCGACTCCCTCAGCGAGCAGATCGGCTTTCTGGAGGAGCGCCTTGGCACAT GTTCATGTCAGGAGAATTAG